The following is a genomic window from Staphylococcus saccharolyticus.
CAGCTATCGGACCTACCCTTTCTGGTTATATCGTTCAAAACTATCATTGGAATGTAATGTTTTACGGTATGTTCTTTATCGGCTTAGTAGCGATAGTAATTGGTTTATTCTGGTTCAAACTCTATCAAAGTACAACTAATCCAAAAGCTGATATACCAGGAATTATATTTAGTACGATTGGATTTGGCGCTTTATTATACGGTTTCTCTGAAGCTGGTAATAAAGGATGGGGTTCAACTGAAATTGTAAGTATGTTTGTTATTGGTACTATTTTTATCATCTTGTTTGTAATTAGAGAATTAAGAATGAAAGCACCAATGTTAAGTTTAGAAGTATTAAAATATCCAACATATACGCTCACTACAGTGATTAATATGATTGTGATGATGAGTTTATATGGTGGTATGATTTTACTTCCATTATACTTACAAAATTTAAGGGGATTCTCATCGCTTGATTCTGGTTTATTACTCTTACCAGGAGCCTTAGTTATGGGTGCACTAGGTCCAGTAGCTGGTAAGTTATTAGATACTATCGGTATTAAACCACTAGCTATTTTTGGTATTGGAATAATGACTTATGCGACATGGGAGTTAAGTAAGTTAAATCTTGAGACGCCTTACCTTCATATTATGGGGATTTACGTATTACGTTCGTTTGGTATGGCATTTATTATGATGCCAATAATGACAGCAGGTATGAATGCTTTACCTAGTCGATTAATTTCTCATGGTAATGCTTTTGTAAATACGATGAGACAATTAGCTGGTTCAATTGGTACAGCTATATTAGTTACAGTGATGACAACACAACAAACAAATCATGTTGCAGCCTTTGGCGATGAGTTGGACAAAACTAATCCAATGATTCAAGATCATATGCATGAATTAGCACAACAGTATGGTGGAGAATCAGGTGCGTTAAAAGTACTATTAGAATATGTTAATAAACTTGCCTCTGTTGAAGGTGTGAATGATGCATTTATTGTTGCAACTATCATTAGTGCGATTGCTTTAGTTTTAAGTTTCTTCTTACAAAGTAAGAAAAAAGCAGAATTATCAGCACAAAAAGCGAATGCTAAAGATAAAGCAACGCATCAAGAGTAAAAATATTTAAGAGATGTAAATAAGCCACTTACGTTTTTATGGGAAGCGTAAGTGGCTTTTTTAAAATAAAATGATATGCTAGTTTAAATTTTTATCTAATTCGTGCTAAACGATTGCGGAAGAATAAGCTGATAATAATTAGTGCAATACTGCATGCGAGTAATATTAATGCATTATGAATAGCATCAGCTTCTGTAATAACCTGGTTTGGCGAAACAGTTAGGTAATACTGCTTAAGTGATTCAGAAATTTTTTGAGCAATGGTATGAATGATATAACTAAAATACAATGTAATAAACAACATACTAGCTAAAATTAAAATGTTAAGCACTTTAAGTACAGTACGATTGAGAATCACTGTAATGACAGTAACAAACATACTAACCAAACAAAGTACAAACAATACATTAAAAATAACGATTAAATGATCAACAGAATGTTGTAAATCATCTATATTACCTAAATTAAGATTTAAGTCTCCAATTTTAGTTACCGTATCCTGAAAATTGCGCAATTGATGAAAATTTATAGGGTCATCGGCAAAAGAAATATTAAAAATCGGTTGTTTTAACATACTATATCCTGTTATAGCAGTTAAAATAAATACGATAGCTTGAATGATAGTACTCACCCATGAGCGTTTTTTCTTACCATATCTTTTACCGCGATGCATTTCTTGGTGATAAAATTGTGAGTCAAAATCATTTAAATTTTGCTTAGTTTCAGACATGATGATGCCTCCTCTATAGTCAACTTTTTTTCTTTATCATTTTCATATTTTGTCTGTTATAATTGGCTTTATTCAAGTATCTTAACAAATCAACATTGATTTGCCTCAAACTTTATTGACATATTCAACATTATATCTTTCTTATACATAGGTATATAGGTATTTAAACAAATTGTTTTCTAAATTTAAAATTGAAAAAGGTAGGTTCAGATAATAATGAGAAGTAAAATGATGAACAGAGTTGTTAATAAGTATATTCTTCATAACAGATCCATTTTCTTTAAAAATAATGCTGAAGTAGAACATTTTCTTGAAAAAAGAAAAGATGAAAATAGTAAAAAGCACAAACAACCTGCGACATTAAATGTGAAATCTAACCTTGATCAATTAACTTTAGATGGGATGCAAGTGTTTAGATTTAATTTTAGACATGAAACGCGTAAAAAAATTCTATACCTACATGGAGGATATAATGTTTTACAACCTTCTCCTTTTCATTGGAGATTACTAGATAAATTAACTTTAAATACACTACACGAAGTGATTTTGCCTATCTATCCTAAAGCACCAGAATATCACATCGACGACACATATCAAGCAATTAGAAAAGTTTATAATCAATTAGTTGATAAAGTGGGAGCTAAGCATATCGTTGTTATGGGTGATGGGTCTGGTGGTGGTCTAGCTTTACGTTTAGTGCAAACATTGATAGAAGAACAACAACCTACACCAAAACAACTCTTTCTTATTTCGCCATTGTTAGATGCCACTTTATCTAATCCGAATATTACTCAAGATTTAGTGGAAAAGGATATTTTAGTTAGTAAATATGGTGTCAATGAATTGATGAAGACATGGGCTAATGACTTACCATTATTTGATAAGCGTGTTTCACCAATATATGGAGAGATAAAAGGATTACCGCCTGTATATATTTTCGGTGGTGGAAGAGAAATTAATAATCCAGATATGAATTTATTTGCATACTTATTAGAGGAACAAGGTCAATTTGTTGACTTCAAGGAGTATTCTAAAATGGTTCACGATTTTCCAATTTATCCTATAAGACAATCACATAAAGTTCTAAAACAAATTACTAAAGCAATTCAGGAATAAGTTTTCAAAGAGGTGAGAATATCACTAGAATTCAAAAGTGCAACACGTTATTCATCTCAACCTCTATGAACTATTTATACAATGAGTGAATTGATATAGTTTACAATATAATGTTGTCCTTTAGTGGAATAAAAAGTATCTAAAAACTTATTAAATCGATGGGGAATGTCTGTATAATTGCTGAATTCATACTGTAATTCTATACTTTTATTACAAACGTTGATAATTTTTTAAAAAGTCGTCGTCATTAATGTTATCTTCAAATAACATTGAAATCTCATCAATAGCGCGCTTTTGTCCTTGCAAATAACTCATATGAATTGCGCGTTTCATTAATTGCACAGATGGACCATTGATAACCAATTTTTTGAGTTCATTCATTTCGCTTAATTCAAATTTGACATTATCACGTAAATCCATTATTTCATTTGTAATTTTTGCCGAATAGACATGTTTATTCTCCTTTTCTTGGTAATGGATGTGATGGCCTATCTGTGACGGCCATTCTATTTGTTCCTGTTCCATAGCATATGTTTCTATCGATGTTTGATATTGCTTTGGAAATGGGCTGAACGGTGATTCACCTTGTTAATTCCCATCATCACTTCATTAGTTGCTACAACAACACCATCTGAACGATTCATCCTTAGAAAGAAATAGGTACGTTTTTCATCATAATCATATAGAAATAATTCTATTGTATAATGTTGTCCTAATGACATTTCTGCTAAAAATGTCGTGTGTGTTTCGAGCGTAAAAACTGTACGTTGATATAAATCACGCTCTTTTAAAGACAAGCCATGGCTATAATTAAATTCGTTGATGACTTTACTAAATATGACATTATAGTATGCATCATGTATATGGTTATTATAATCAATTAAGTCTTTTGTCACTGTTTTTGTAACCTTGAAAGTTTTTGACATCTTAGAAATCACCCTTTATTTTACTCATTAAAAATAACACATACATGTGAATCATTTCATGATAAAATGTAACTGTGATAGTTAGAGGGGGAAGTAAGATGATGATGACCATAAGATTCCAATCTTTAACGCAACCTCTTACGGAAATTTCAAACATTCAAGAGATTCCTAAAGATGCTACGATTATATGGTACGATTTTGAAGATGCTTCAGATAAGGAAAATGAATTTTTAAGAAATAATTTTAATTTTAACTATTTAGAAATAGACGACGCGATTAATGGTGTTCCGAGGGTAAAATATAAAGAATATAAGGAATATCAGTATATGATTTTCCATAGCATTATCGATGATGATTACTCACCAATTTCACTAAGCGTATTCTTACAGAATAAAATTTTAGTTACATATCATCATAAACCGTTTCAATCTCTAAAAAAAGTTGCAAAATATAATGCTGACAGTCATGATAATGAATTAGATTGTGCGGATATAGTGATTCATATTTTAGACAGCATGGTTGATAAATATTTCAATTTTGTATACGGTATCGAAGATAAAGTTTATACCTTTGAAGCTAGACATGTTGATGATCGCTACAGTAAGAGTGTTATGGAAAATGTCTTTCAGTTACGCTCTGATTTGATTAAAATTAAACGTGTCCTTTTTCCTATGCAAGAAGTTGTAGACACAATTAAAAGCGAGGGTAATATCATTAAAGATGCTAAACATCGAATGTATATTCAGCATATTGATGACCATTTGATTAAACAAAGAAGTGTGATACGAACATCGCAAGAAAT
Proteins encoded in this region:
- a CDS encoding DHA2 family efflux MFS transporter permease subunit; translated protein: MTATFIIIYIVIALILIGLINIFFLKSKKKSKDKQVEQRSTKDSKRQCYQSKFKASDLENIEDDKRKHKFDSTQHETPISSKTMDSDSKYENQHNYLIRSKQDDDKEDKQGHHQEGHYNTEINDVLNPIDPNSTEGKVNKKIKNQESNFIFGKGITRGKILAAMLFGMFIAILNQTLLNVALPKINTEFNITASTGQWLMTGFMLVNGILIPISAFLFNKYSYRKLFIVGLVLFTMGSLVCAISINFPVMMSGRVLQAIGAGILMPLGSNVIVTIFPPEKRGVAMGTMGIAMILAPAIGPTLSGYIVQNYHWNVMFYGMFFIGLVAIVIGLFWFKLYQSTTNPKADIPGIIFSTIGFGALLYGFSEAGNKGWGSTEIVSMFVIGTIFIILFVIRELRMKAPMLSLEVLKYPTYTLTTVINMIVMMSLYGGMILLPLYLQNLRGFSSLDSGLLLLPGALVMGALGPVAGKLLDTIGIKPLAIFGIGIMTYATWELSKLNLETPYLHIMGIYVLRSFGMAFIMMPIMTAGMNALPSRLISHGNAFVNTMRQLAGSIGTAILVTVMTTQQTNHVAAFGDELDKTNPMIQDHMHELAQQYGGESGALKVLLEYVNKLASVEGVNDAFIVATIISAIALVLSFFLQSKKKAELSAQKANAKDKATHQE
- a CDS encoding alpha/beta hydrolase fold domain-containing protein, producing the protein MRSKMMNRVVNKYILHNRSIFFKNNAEVEHFLEKRKDENSKKHKQPATLNVKSNLDQLTLDGMQVFRFNFRHETRKKILYLHGGYNVLQPSPFHWRLLDKLTLNTLHEVILPIYPKAPEYHIDDTYQAIRKVYNQLVDKVGAKHIVVMGDGSGGGLALRLVQTLIEEQQPTPKQLFLISPLLDATLSNPNITQDLVEKDILVSKYGVNELMKTWANDLPLFDKRVSPIYGEIKGLPPVYIFGGGREINNPDMNLFAYLLEEQGQFVDFKEYSKMVHDFPIYPIRQSHKVLKQITKAIQE
- the corA gene encoding magnesium/cobalt transporter CorA; its protein translation is MMMTIRFQSLTQPLTEISNIQEIPKDATIIWYDFEDASDKENEFLRNNFNFNYLEIDDAINGVPRVKYKEYKEYQYMIFHSIIDDDYSPISLSVFLQNKILVTYHHKPFQSLKKVAKYNADSHDNELDCADIVIHILDSMVDKYFNFVYGIEDKVYTFEARHVDDRYSKSVMENVFQLRSDLIKIKRVLFPMQEVVDTIKSEGNIIKDAKHRMYIQHIDDHLIKQRSVIRTSQEMTNEIRENYELFTSFRMNSIMQILTLVSVIFSPLTFIAGVYGMNFDYIPELKWHYAYFICLGVMLVITIILVIFFKRKNGFKPKIKV